TCCGCCGGGCTGAAAGGTGCCATCCCCTACGTTCAGTGCTCTGACTGCGTACGAGGAGGCGGCGTCACTCACAAAAAACGATCTCGTGTCCCTCCCTATTGAGAGGTGACTTGATGAACTTGACGAGATTCACCCGAGCACGCCGTCCGTCACGAGAGAGACTCCACAGGACGAATGTGAGCGAGTTGCTGCTGGCCCATGCGAAGTCACTGGCCGCACTGAATCACTCCGATCTATCAGGTCTTGGCCCCTCGTTGCTGTTGCAACTGTTGCGCTCGAGCCAGACCCGGCCATGCCAGCCAGGAGAACGGCTCTGCGAGGTGGGAGAGAAGCTCTCCGGTTTCTGGGTGGTGCTGGATGGGCTGCTGGAGCTGCGGTCTCGCTCCGGAACCAGGATCGCCACCCTGGGAAGAAGCTCCGTCTTCGGAGTGGAGGAGAGCCTGGAAGAGGCCACGGCGCCTCTGTCCCTATATGGCGGATCGCCAGACGGGGCGCAGGTGCTCTTCGTCAGGTGTGAGGACGCCCATCACCTGTTCGCGCAAGCCATCCCCCGATGTGCCGCCCTGGGGGAGCGTCTCCAGGTCGCCCTCGCCGAGCATCCCGAGCAGTTCGATGTGCTCCGGCTGACCGGCCCGAGGGGGTTGAACCTCCCGGCGCTGACGGAGCTCCTGGCAAGAACCATCGCCGCCGATTTCGGGGACAGGGTCCTGCTGGTGAGAAAGGGCAACCGCCGGGGTCTCACGCCCAGGGGGAACACGCGCCCAGGTCTGCTCCAGGTCTGGATGGTGGATGAGCGCCTGCCCTTCGATCCCAGCGCCTTCGACTACATCTTCGCCGACGAGGACTCCGCCCAGCTCCTCGCGCGCCATCCAGCGGCCCACCCACTCACCATCCAACTCACCCGCGAGCTGCCGTCACGGTCCGAGCGGGACAACGGGCAGGACACCCTCGTCACCATGCTCATGCCGATGTCCCAGAGACCCTTGCATGCCGGGCTGGAGGGAGCGTACAGCCCAGAAGAGCTGCTGCTGCATCAGCGCGGCTGCTGGCTGCATCTTCCGAACGAGGTCCTCCAAGGGAGCGACACCGATCCGGATGAGCTCGAGGGCCAGGCGCGGGAGGAGCTCTCCCGGTGGGCCCGGGCGGTCACCCACCGCCGCGTGGGCCTCGGCCTGAGTGGAGGAGGAGCCTGGGGTTTCTACCACTATGTCATCCTCGAAGAGCTGACGCGCAGGAAGGTCCCCATCGACGTCATCACCGGCAGCAGCATCGGCTCGGTGATGGGGGCGTACTACAGCGTGCGCGGAGCAGCCGGGCTGCGGCTCTTCCGGGAGCGGTGCACGCAAGGGCAGGTCAGCCTGCTCGTGCTCCTCAACATCCTCACCACCCTGCCCATCGAGTACCTCCTCGAGAAGGATCTGGGCCCGGTCCAGTTGGATCAACTGCCGGTGCGCCTGCACCCGGTGGCCACGGACATCACCTCCGGCAAGGCCATGGCCTTCACCCGGGGGCCGGTGTCCCTGGCGGTCCGCGCCAGCAGCTCCGCACCCGGCATGTGGGGACCCACCCTCCTGCCGCCACGGCACTTCGTGGACGGAGGCACCGCGGACAATCTACCTGCCCTGTGGCTCCCCTACTTCGGAGCGGATCTGACCTTCTCCTGTAATTGCTACCCGGCGCAGATCCGCCGCTACCGTCAGCTCATCCCCGGCCCCATCGGACGATTCATCAAGGGGATCAATCCCATGGGCCGATGGCAGGATCTGCTCTCCAGCGGGAGCCAGATGCTCCATGCGAACGGTGGGCTCGGGGCCAGGATGAGCACCAGTGCCTACCAGATCTCGCCGCACGAATCCTCCCCGCTCCGGGCCACCGAGTTCCTCAGACCGGATGAGTTCATCCAGCAGGCCCAGAGGGATGAAGCACTGCTCGCGAAGGTCGAGGAGTTCGCGGCGCACTGGGAGGCACTTCGCAGTACCCACGGTCAGGTCCGCGGGGCTGACTCCCGGCCCTCGGTTTCTTGAGAAGAACGAGGTGAGGTGTGTTGTTGGAAGAGCAGATGGAAAGGACGATGTGATGTTTGGAGAGAGCGGATTCGATGCTGCGATGGAGCGTGTAGCCTTGCAAAAGAATGGAGACAAGTCACTCAAGGCCATTCTCAATAACGACGACCTCAAGAAGCTCCGCCAGGACTTCAAGGAGCAGACCCTGCTAGACAGCGCACGCACGGGAATCGGGCAGAAGCTCCCGGACTCGATGGGGTTCATCAACACCCTCGAGGAGCAATTCTACAAGCCGGCGAACCAGAGCCAGGAGCAGTACAGGGAGCTCGCACGCCAACGCGAATCCCAGCTCATCACCCTCTTCCTGGTCTACGCCCGAGGCCAGGGCTTCTTCCTGGGCATCCACTTCTACTGGGGCCTGATGATGGGCTTGAGTCTTTCGGATGTCGCCAGGCAGGTCCTGCTCGCTGGCATGTATGGCGGCATCCAGGTCCTCAATGCCGGGCAGATGACCCTGGAGCGCACGCTCCTCTATTTGAAGAGGATGGTGGATGACGGGAAGACCACCACGCTCGACATCCTGAGTGGAATCACCACGGAGCTCCCCACCCCACTGCCTGCACCCCGTTAGCGCGAGGACGAAGCCGCGGAGAGCACCTCCGCCGGCTTCATCTAGAAGGGTGCAGGTGTCTGGGAGGAGAACAGTTCCGCCTCCCGGGCAAGCTCGCGGAGGCGGTCCTTGATGCGCTGGAACTGCTGGCGTAGGACGGCGGCCCTGCGGTTGAGATCCACAGGCGATAGCTGCTCGTCCGGAGTGGCCAGGGTCCGCGCCACGTCGAGCCAGGACATCCGGCGATCCAACCGGAGCATCAGGATGGTCTGCTCATGCGGGGTGAGCTGCTCACGGAGCGCCCGGAAACGGGCCTTGACCGTGGTCTGGAGCCAGGGGCTCGTCTGACTCCGCTCGGGTTGCACCTCCTTTTGGAAGGCGCCATGGCTCACCGGCTCCTCCCGGCCAGCCGACGAGGCGGCCATGCGATAGCCGATGTGCCTCGCCACCTGGTAGGCCCAGGTCCTGAAGGAGCACTCCCAGCGGAAGTCTGGGAGGTCGAGCAGCAGGCGCTCACTGAAGGCACCGTAAGCATCCCTCGCCAGCTCCCGGTCGTGCAGGATCGAGCCGAGCAACCGCAGGAACTCCGGCCCATGGCCTTCCAGGGCAATCTTGACGGCCTGCTCGGTGTCTCCGCGCTGGCAGCACTCACGGATCCGCTGCTCCAAGGCCTGACGTGCGCTCGGGTCCATGCCGCCCCTCCAGGCAAGGTGGGGATGTCCCCCCAGGGAGATTTAGACATCTCCGTGCGAATTGACGAGTACCGCACGGATTCTCGTTCACATCGGCGATCTCGCGAACCGATCCATTTGTAAGCCGGGCAGCCCCCCAGCTGCTCATTCGAAGCGAGAGAGCATGAAGAGCATCCTTTTGGTCGACGATGACCTGGACCTGATCGAGATCTACACCGAGCTCCTGGAGCAGCTGGGCTTCTCCATCACCAGCGCACCGGATGGACAAGAGGCACTGGAACTCGCTCCGCGGCTTCAGCCGGATCTCATCATCACGGACGTGTCGATGCCTCGAATGAACGGGCTCGAGCTCTGCCGGAGGCTGCGCTCGGACGAGCAGCTCCGAGACATCCCCCTCATCATCCACAGCAGTGAGGTGGATCTCCTGGTTCCGCACGGCGAGGTGTTCCTGCCCAAGCCCTGTGAGCTTTCGGCCCTGATCACCCGGATCGATCAGTTGCTCGCGAACTCCCAGGATGACCCGGTGCTGGCCTCGGTAGCGTGAATCACCGGGAGCCGAAGCCACCGAGCCAGGCCGATCCCGGCATGCTATCTCTCCCTGGAGCGGCGTCATGCCCCGGAGGAGGGACTCGGATTGGATATCAGGTTTCTGTCTCCCACAGCCATCGAGCAGCACCCGGTCGACGCGCTTGCCGCTCTGCTCGGCCGCGACGACGGGTTGGTCTGGGTGGACATCCCTACCTGGGATGCCGAGGCGGAGCGAGTCCTGGCGGAGGTGTTCAAGTTCCATCCGTTGGCCGTCCGTGACTGCAGGGAGCGCAACCCGGTTCCCAAGGTGCACGTGTATGCCGACCACGTGTTCGTCGTCCTGCATGCTCCAGAGTTGGGAGCGAGGGGACATGTGCACTACGTCGAGCTCGACCAGTTCATCGGCCGCAACTACCTCGTCACCGTCCACGGTCCGCTGAACCCGGCGGTCAGCCTCGACGCCGCCATGGTCGAAGTCCGGGCCGTGCGGGGGCGCATCGAAGCGGGCCGGCTGCGCCCGACATCCGCGTACCGGCTGTCGCACGCCATCGTCTCCGCGCTGACGGCCCGGCTGCGTGAGCACACGGTGGCGCTCACCCGGGATGTCTGGAAGCTGGAGCAGCGGGTCACTGCGGGGCAGCTCGGAGATCCCGAGCAGTTCCTCGAAGAGATGTTCAGGACCCGCCACGGCCTGCTGGCCGCCCGAACGATGTGCGCGCTCAGCCGGGAAGTGTATGGCCGGATGGCAGCCCTCGCTGTCTTCCAGGAGGCGGGCCAGTCGTATGTCGAGGACATCGTCGATCAGTTCGATCGCCTGCGCGCCATGGCCGACGCACAGAAGGATTACCTGCAGGGAACCATCGAGTTCTACCAGGCACGCACCAATACCAAGATGACCATCGCCGCCGAACGGCTGGCCGTCATCGCCGCGGTCACCCTGCCAATCACGGCCCTGTCGTCGATCCTCGGGATGAACGTCATCGTCAGCGAGAGCACCCACTTCGGGTTCCTGCTGATGGCGCTGTTGGTCATGCTGGCGATGTCCGCCACCCTGCTCGTCTGGGCCAGGCGCAAAGGATGGTGGTAGCCATCCGGGCCGAGAAGGGTGGTCGGGTCGAAGTTCGCTCCCCGTTCGGGTTCAGGGGAACTCCGCGTAGGCGGCCTTGACCGCCCACTCCAGACGAAGCGGGTCGGGGTAGCGGCCCGACAGCTCGGCCGAGATCTCCGCGACGGCCTGGTCCACGGTGCGTCCCGCCTTCCTGGCGGCGGCGGTGCGCTCCTGGATGGCCGTGAGGAAGGTCCGAGCGCCCGCCACGAAGTCCAGGCCGCCCACGGGCCCGTGACTGGGGACGATGATGGAAGGCGCGAGGGCCTCCACCTGTTCGAGCGTCTGCCTCCAATGGGCGAAGGTGGACGAGGGGCTGGCGAACGCGGGCGGGGACTGCATCGCCACGTCGCCGGAGAAGAGCACCCGGTCGGCCTCGATCCAGACCCCGGTATCGCCCCGCGTGTGGTTGGCACCAAAGGCCAGCAGGCGCACGCGCAGCGAGCCCAGGTCCAGGTCGAGGGTATTCGCGAAGGTCATGTCCGCCTTGCGGAACCGGGCGCCCTGGAGCAGCTCGGCATTGACCTTGGACATGCCCGAGAACATCTCCGCCAACGACAGGCCGTACTCCGCGATGTCCTGCTCCTCCCCCGCCGAGCGAATCATCGTGATGTTCGCCGGAAACGCCTCGGCGCCGAGGTCGTGCTCGGGGTGGGCGTGGGTGGTCACCAGGTAGATCCGGCGCTTGCCGGCGAGCCGTGCCGCCACCCGGGCCACCGCGGCCCCATTGCGTGAGCCCATTCCCGTGTCCACGACGAGGAGCGCCTTGTCTCCGAGGATGAAGCCGACATTGGGAACGAAGCTGACGCCGCCGTCCGGAATGATGAACACGTGCTCGCTGATCTTCTCGAGCCGATCGACCCGCACGAGTGGATCCGCATGCCGCGCAGCCGGCTCCGACCGTGCGGGCAGCGCCAGCAGCAGGGACGTGAGGGCGAGGACGAAGAGGGTTCTGGGAGGGACGCTGGTTACTTTCATGTGCCTGGTTCCTTTTCGGAAGCGGCGCCATCTTGCGTACCCGGGCACCCCGCCACAAGGAGGCACATGGAAGTCACCAGGGAACAGCAACACCTTCGCGCGGTCGCGTGCGGCCTCGGGTGCCTCGCCCATGGTTACTTCCAAGTACCTGGTTACCTGACGGAAGCCGGGCTATCTTGCGTGCCCCGGCACCACCGGCGCAGGAGGCACATTGAAGTCGCTAGGGAACGGCAAGATGACCGGGAGATTCGACGCGGAGTGCCTGGCGACGCGCGAGATCCTCAACCGCGTCGGCGACAAGTGGAGCGTCCTCGTGATCGTCATCCTCGGAGACGGTACGAAGCGCTTCAGCGAGCTGAAGCGCACCATCCAGGGCATCTCACAGCGCATGCTGACCCTCACGCTGCGGGGCCTGGAGCGCGACGGCCTGGTGAAGCGCACCGTCCTTCCGACGAATCCGCCGCGCGTCGACTACGACCTCACGCCCTTCGGACGAACCCTGCTCGCGCCCGTGGCCGAGCTCGCCCTGTGGGCCCAACGCCATCGTCCCGAGGTGATGCGCGCCCGCGGCGCGTTCGATCGCGCGAAGAAGGAGACCGGGCGCCAGGAGACGTGAGGGAAAGCCATGGATTTTCGAGCTCGACTGGAGGCGCTCTCCGAGTTGCTCGGGCCCTGGTCCGAGCTCTGGTCTCGCTCCATCCTCCAGAACTGGCCGGAGTCTGGCGCCGCCTATCCCGACTCCTGGATGTCCTATGCGGAATCCCTCGATGAAACGGGCGAACGGAGGCTGGACCAGGGGGAACTTCCCGGAGACCCACCGGCGTCGCTGCGCGCGCTCCTGCGCGCGCTTCATCCGCTGACCGGGCTGCCCTGGCACCAGGGTGTCCATGGGCTGACCACGGCGGAGGCCCAGGGGCTCAACGCCAAGAAGCTCCACGAGATCGAGCGGGTCCTCGCCCTGCTCGCGCCGAGGACGCGGGCCATCCGCCAGGCGGTCGACATCGGTGGAGGAATGGGACATCTCGCTCGGCTCTGTGTGAGGACCTTCGACTGGACCTTCCACAGCATCGATCGCGATGCCGCGCTGCAGGAGAAGGGCCGGGACTGGCTGCGAAGAGACCGGAGCCTGCCGCGGGACAAGCTGGGCTTCCTCCACGCCTCCGTCGAGGATGGGCCGCAGAGCGAGCTCGACCCGTTCTTCCGCGGCCGGGACCGGGCCTCGATCGGCCTGCACACCTGCGGGCCGCTCGCCCTCACGCAGATTCGCAAGAGCCAGGACGCGGGCTTCCTCCTGAACGTGGGCTGCTGCTACGACAAGCTGGACGCCGCACGGGACTACCCGGTCTCCCGCTTCGGGGAAGCCCACCGCCTCCCCTTCACACGGTACGCCCTGGCGCTGGCGACGCGGGAACGGCACCACAAGAGCGAGGCCGAGTTCGCGCTGATGAAGCGGGTGTATGCGCACCGCTTCGCGTTCGAGCTCCTAGCGAGGAGGGAGTTTCCCGAGCACGGTTTCGTGCGGGCGGGAGATGCGCCCAGGGCGCTCTATGCCAGGAGCTTCGCCGTCTATGCGAGGAACCGGCTGGAGCGCCTGGGGCTCGAGACCGGCATGACGGACGCCGGGCTGGAGGCCTTCGAGGTGTCCGTCCGCCCCGAGACGCGGCGCCTCCTCCTCTGTCATCTGCTGCGGGACCGGTTCTCGAGGGCGCTGGAGGTCGTGCTCCTGCTCGACCGCGCGATCCTCCTGGAGGAGATGGGCTTCCAGGTCGAGCTCCTGCAGGTCTTCGACCCGCGCCTGTCCCCCCGCAACATCGCCCTCATCGCACGGGCATAGCTGGATGCCAGGAGTGACCGTCCACTGGCAGCTGGAACCCGCTGTTGCTGGGCCTTTGACATGTCCTCGAACCACGGGCCCCCGAGCGGACCTTCACGGGGGCGGCGTGTTGAAGCGCCGCAAGAGCTCAGCGAAGGTCGCGAGCTCTTCGTTGCTCCAGTGCTGGGTCCTCTGGAGGAACACCTGCCCCTTCTGCTCGAAGACCTTCTTCATCTGCTTCTCGCCCAGTGGTGTCAGGGACAGGATCGTCGCGCGGCGATCATTCGGATCCGGTGCCGCTTGAAGAATGCCCACCGCCTTGAGGTCGCGTATCAGTCGGCTCACGGCGCTCTTGTCCATGGCAACGCCCTCGGCGATCGCTCCAGCGTGGGCCGGACCGAACGCACTGAGCCATCGCACGACGTGAAACGCAGCGGGCTGCAGGTCAGGGTGGAACCTCGCGGCCGAGGCAGCCGTCAATGCCCTGGCGGCGGAGAGTAGCGTACCGAGTTGCTCTCCCACGGAGGCGAGGAGTTGTTCGCGAATGGCATCGACACCACGTTCCTGCTTCACACCCGTCACGCCCCGAACATACCCCATGCGTGGAGACACGTCGCGCGTGTCTGGCAGGCGGATGGAGCGGCCTGGGAGGTGGGAGCTCAGCTCCTTCCAACCAGTTCGGCGGTGGCCCGCCACAGACGTCGTTGCAGTTCGGCATCGCGGCAAATGGGCGCCGGAGGCAGGGAGCGGAAGCGGCGTGTGGTGGAGAAGAATCCACCCGACACCTCCTTGAATTCCGGGTCGCTCGCCAGACGGACGAGGATGCGGGCGCCCCGCGCGGGGCTCAGGATCCCCAACCGGGAGAAAAGACCCGCCAACCCGTTGAATACCTTCGATTCCCGCCCGAGCCCGCTGGCGTTGAGCCCGGGGCAGCAACTGTTGGCCGTGACCCCGGTGCCGGCGAGCCGGCGGGCCAGCTCCTGGGTAAACAGGATGTCCATCAGCTTCGTGCGAGCATAGAGCTCGAACGACTCCGCCATGCTGAAGTCCTCGGTGGAACGCAGGTGTCGCTCCGGCTCGAGTGTACGGACCTGCCGATGGGCGTCGGATGCGACATTGACGACGCGGGACGGAGCCGAGGCGATCAGCTTGTCGCGCAGCAGGTCGGTCAGCAGCCAGGGAGCAACATAATTCACGGCGACCATTTCCGGGAGCCCGTCCACTGTCACCCGCTGGGTGAAGGCGTGCAGACCGGCATTGTTCACCAACACGTCGATGCGGGCGTAGTGCTCGTCGAGCTGTCTGGCCACGCGGCGAACGTCGTCGAGCACGGAGAGATCAGCGAGGAAGACATCCACCGCGACACCGGGTGCCTCGCGTTGGATGTCTGCCCGGGTCTGGGCTGCCTTGGCCTCACTGCGGACGACGAGGCCCAGGTGCGCGCCGCGGCGAGCCAGCTCGATGGCGGCAGCACGGCCGATGCCATGGGTGGCACCGGTGATGATGTACACGGGAGCGTCCGACATGCGCAGCTCCTCCTCGCGCAGATACCGGCCACAGGAATTGTGGATGGATATCCACTACTCCTGTATGTTGATATTTGTCAACGATGTTGGACGGAGATGAGCGAGGGTGGAGCCGACGAAGGAGCGGACGCCGCGAGTGGATGGGGCGGCTGCTTCGCCTGTTCCCGATGAGGCGGCAGGCGCCGGGTCCTTGACCCTGGGTGGCGCAGCGCTCCAAAGTGGGCTCCACGCTGTCGACTGGTGGCCAAGCGAGAGGAGATAGCGTGGAATACTACCTGGCGGTCCTGGCCGCAGTGCCGTACTTTGGGAGCCGTCCCCTGGTGGCCTCCGCAGCCGCCGTTCTGCTCGTGGCCTTTGGCTCATTCGAGGCGGGCGCGGGTGGCCGGGGCGCTCCACCCTATTCCACGTTCCTGGCGACGGTGGTGATTGGAACCCTCTTCGCCGTCTGGTCGGCGCAGCGTTTCGTGTGGGGCCACGTCGAAGCGGTGTGGCCGCGCTTGAGCCCGTGGCGCTGGCGCGCCGCCGTCGCGACAGCCACGGTGTCCGGGATGGTTTTCGCGGGCTACCAGGTGGGGGCTTTCGCCTCCCCAGCCGAGCGTCCCGCCTCGGCGCTCCTCCTCGGGGGTGTGGTGGTGGGCGCGATGGGCGCGCTGACGCTCGCGTTCGCACAGGCGCGCACACGGATTCGCCAGGGTCTGGAAGCCATCCCTGGCGCGGATGAGCTGGGCGTCCTCCTGGTGCTGGACGCGGGAGAGATGCTCTTCGTCATCGGTGGGATTGCACTGAGCGCCTTCGCGCCGACGGCCGCGACCCTCGCCGTGCTGCCGATCACCGGACTGGTCACCTGTGCCTATTTCATCCTCCGTGCGCGGGAGGAGTCGGAGCGTATCGCGTGCCCTGCCTGTGCCACGTCAACGCATCGCGCGGCGCCGTGCTGTCCAGGTTGTGGTGCGGTGCGCGAGCCGACTGCACTGGATGTGATTGGCCGCACCGCGCGCACACCGGCCGCGGACACGCAGGCCCACGTCTTCGCGCTGCTCGCCCGCTGCCGCTGCCGCGCATGCGCCGAGCCACTCGAAGCGGGCGGGCCTGATGCATTCTGTGCGCGGTGCGGCGCCAGGG
This is a stretch of genomic DNA from Archangium violaceum. It encodes these proteins:
- a CDS encoding patatin-like phospholipase family protein — its product is MSELLLAHAKSLAALNHSDLSGLGPSLLLQLLRSSQTRPCQPGERLCEVGEKLSGFWVVLDGLLELRSRSGTRIATLGRSSVFGVEESLEEATAPLSLYGGSPDGAQVLFVRCEDAHHLFAQAIPRCAALGERLQVALAEHPEQFDVLRLTGPRGLNLPALTELLARTIAADFGDRVLLVRKGNRRGLTPRGNTRPGLLQVWMVDERLPFDPSAFDYIFADEDSAQLLARHPAAHPLTIQLTRELPSRSERDNGQDTLVTMLMPMSQRPLHAGLEGAYSPEELLLHQRGCWLHLPNEVLQGSDTDPDELEGQAREELSRWARAVTHRRVGLGLSGGGAWGFYHYVILEELTRRKVPIDVITGSSIGSVMGAYYSVRGAAGLRLFRERCTQGQVSLLVLLNILTTLPIEYLLEKDLGPVQLDQLPVRLHPVATDITSGKAMAFTRGPVSLAVRASSSAPGMWGPTLLPPRHFVDGGTADNLPALWLPYFGADLTFSCNCYPAQIRRYRQLIPGPIGRFIKGINPMGRWQDLLSSGSQMLHANGGLGARMSTSAYQISPHESSPLRATEFLRPDEFIQQAQRDEALLAKVEEFAAHWEALRSTHGQVRGADSRPSVS
- a CDS encoding RNA polymerase sigma factor produces the protein MDPSARQALEQRIRECCQRGDTEQAVKIALEGHGPEFLRLLGSILHDRELARDAYGAFSERLLLDLPDFRWECSFRTWAYQVARHIGYRMAASSAGREEPVSHGAFQKEVQPERSQTSPWLQTTVKARFRALREQLTPHEQTILMLRLDRRMSWLDVARTLATPDEQLSPVDLNRRAAVLRQQFQRIKDRLRELAREAELFSSQTPAPF
- a CDS encoding winged helix-turn-helix transcriptional regulator; translated protein: MKSLGNGKMTGRFDAECLATREILNRVGDKWSVLVIVILGDGTKRFSELKRTIQGISQRMLTLTLRGLERDGLVKRTVLPTNPPRVDYDLTPFGRTLLAPVAELALWAQRHRPEVMRARGAFDRAKKETGRQET
- a CDS encoding MarR family winged helix-turn-helix transcriptional regulator; this encodes MTGVKQERGVDAIREQLLASVGEQLGTLLSAARALTAASAARFHPDLQPAAFHVVRWLSAFGPAHAGAIAEGVAMDKSAVSRLIRDLKAVGILQAAPDPNDRRATILSLTPLGEKQMKKVFEQKGQVFLQRTQHWSNEELATFAELLRRFNTPPP
- a CDS encoding response regulator, with translation MKSILLVDDDLDLIEIYTELLEQLGFSITSAPDGQEALELAPRLQPDLIITDVSMPRMNGLELCRRLRSDEQLRDIPLIIHSSEVDLLVPHGEVFLPKPCELSALITRIDQLLANSQDDPVLASVA
- a CDS encoding magnesium transporter CorA family protein; translation: MDIRFLSPTAIEQHPVDALAALLGRDDGLVWVDIPTWDAEAERVLAEVFKFHPLAVRDCRERNPVPKVHVYADHVFVVLHAPELGARGHVHYVELDQFIGRNYLVTVHGPLNPAVSLDAAMVEVRAVRGRIEAGRLRPTSAYRLSHAIVSALTARLREHTVALTRDVWKLEQRVTAGQLGDPEQFLEEMFRTRHGLLAARTMCALSREVYGRMAALAVFQEAGQSYVEDIVDQFDRLRAMADAQKDYLQGTIEFYQARTNTKMTIAAERLAVIAAVTLPITALSSILGMNVIVSESTHFGFLLMALLVMLAMSATLLVWARRKGWW
- a CDS encoding MBL fold metallo-hydrolase codes for the protein MKVTSVPPRTLFVLALTSLLLALPARSEPAARHADPLVRVDRLEKISEHVFIIPDGGVSFVPNVGFILGDKALLVVDTGMGSRNGAAVARVAARLAGKRRIYLVTTHAHPEHDLGAEAFPANITMIRSAGEEQDIAEYGLSLAEMFSGMSKVNAELLQGARFRKADMTFANTLDLDLGSLRVRLLAFGANHTRGDTGVWIEADRVLFSGDVAMQSPPAFASPSSTFAHWRQTLEQVEALAPSIIVPSHGPVGGLDFVAGARTFLTAIQERTAAARKAGRTVDQAVAEISAELSGRYPDPLRLEWAVKAAYAEFP
- a CDS encoding methyltransferase, which translates into the protein MDFRARLEALSELLGPWSELWSRSILQNWPESGAAYPDSWMSYAESLDETGERRLDQGELPGDPPASLRALLRALHPLTGLPWHQGVHGLTTAEAQGLNAKKLHEIERVLALLAPRTRAIRQAVDIGGGMGHLARLCVRTFDWTFHSIDRDAALQEKGRDWLRRDRSLPRDKLGFLHASVEDGPQSELDPFFRGRDRASIGLHTCGPLALTQIRKSQDAGFLLNVGCCYDKLDAARDYPVSRFGEAHRLPFTRYALALATRERHHKSEAEFALMKRVYAHRFAFELLARREFPEHGFVRAGDAPRALYARSFAVYARNRLERLGLETGMTDAGLEAFEVSVRPETRRLLLCHLLRDRFSRALEVVLLLDRAILLEEMGFQVELLQVFDPRLSPRNIALIARA
- a CDS encoding SDR family NAD(P)-dependent oxidoreductase, translating into MSDAPVYIITGATHGIGRAAAIELARRGAHLGLVVRSEAKAAQTRADIQREAPGVAVDVFLADLSVLDDVRRVARQLDEHYARIDVLVNNAGLHAFTQRVTVDGLPEMVAVNYVAPWLLTDLLRDKLIASAPSRVVNVASDAHRQVRTLEPERHLRSTEDFSMAESFELYARTKLMDILFTQELARRLAGTGVTANSCCPGLNASGLGRESKVFNGLAGLFSRLGILSPARGARILVRLASDPEFKEVSGGFFSTTRRFRSLPPAPICRDAELQRRLWRATAELVGRS